A stretch of DNA from Candidatus Micrarchaeum acidiphilum ARMAN-2:
TCAAGCTTATTGCCATGCCTTTCACTACAGCTTCATCTCCATCTTTATTACTTCATAGCCGTCTTCATTGACGCGCCCGGTTTCTACAAATCCTGCCTTTGCGTACATCTTCAGGCTCCTGGCATTGTATTCGTAAATTCCGCTTACTTTTAGCACTTTCATGCCGCGCTCCCTGGCTCGCCGTATAAGGATGCCCAGCACGCGCGTTCCTATTCCCTTGCCCCAATACTCCTCGTTTCCTATGGCTATCGGAGTTTTGTCATTTGTTATGCTTGCGTCTCCCAGCGGCTTCCATGCGCCTAGTTCGGCAATTTCTATTATGTAGCATTCGCCGATTTCTGAAAGGCTCTTTACCATCCTCTCAATGGTGTCCGGCCCGTACGGCGGCATAGCCTTTGGTCCCTCCGAATAAAAAAGCAGGTCCGGATTCGAGTACCATTCAAGGAAAAGCCCCATATCTTCCTTTAAATTTACCGGCCTGAGCCTTATGTTTCCGTCTTCCAGCACAGCCATAAGATTACCCTGAGAAGAAGTCCGACATGCTCTTCTGCTTTACTGCATACGGCTCCTTGCGCTCTGCCCTGCTCGTGAGCAAGTCAATTTCTCCATACACTCCCGCATAGCCTGGCTTTATGCTTATCCTTTCATTCCTCACGTTGTCTACGCACTCGGCTATATCTTCGCCTGCAACCTCTCTTATCTTGTCCACTGCAATGCCGGCCAATATGTCAAGTTCGTTGCCAAATGCATTTATTAGTGCCAAGTATTCCTTCTTTACAACTGGCGAATATCTGTCCTTTTTCAGAGCGTAAGCTATGACCTCCAGGAGCGGCACAGCATGCGTGTACGGTATGGCGTTTTTGGGCTTGTAGCCAATTGGCCTGTCCGCAAGATCGTTTATCCTGTGCAGCACCCCAACAACCAGCCTTTTGCCGCATACCTTGCAGTTCGTCTCTGCGCTCTGCTCCGGATCCACCGAGTAGTGGCAGTCCCTGTGCCCGTCGTAATGGTATTTGCCCTCCTCGGGATAGTATTCTATAGTTTCGTTGAACTTCTTCACATCCTTTGCCTTTATTGCGTCTATCATACCTGCATAGGTTAGCTTCTCGAGGTCAAATACGTTGGCTTCCCTGCCCATGTTCGGCAGGGAATGCATGTCGCTGTTAGATATGAGCGCGTACTTGTCCAATGCGCTTATCCTCCAGTTCATCTTCGGATCAGAGCTAAGTCCGCTTTCGTACGCATGTATGTTTTTTTCTTGGTCGCCATAGGCCTCTTTTATGGAATCGAATCCTGAAAGAGCCCCCAATGCGCCGAAATACGGAGTCCATAGGTGCGCCGGAAACACAAAAGCGCCTTTGTCTGCCGATAGCACTTCCTCTACCAACTCAGCAGCAGACATCTGCAGCTGCGGTCTTCCGTCTCCGGAAAGGCTTCCATGTTTTGAAAGTATCTCAGCTGCACCAGAAGCGGCTTCGATGCTGGAAAACAGTATGCAGTTGTGGATCTTTTTTATCGACTTGTCAGACCCTTCGAATATGGTGGATACCTCGGCACTCGGCACGAACCATACACTACTTTTTGCGTCTATTCTGTACATTCCGGAATCCACATCGAAACTGAGGTGCTTGAGCATTTCATTGCGCCAAGCTTCATGCAGTATGTCCCCGGTGCCCAAAACGTTTATCCCCTTCTCAACCGCGGTTATCTGCATAGAAAGCGGGTTTATTGCAGGGCTGCATGCCATTGCGAATCTTGAATGTACGTGCAAGTCTGCGACAATTTT
This window harbors:
- a CDS encoding GCN5-related N-acetyltransferase, with translation MAVLEDGNIRLRPVNLKEDMGLFLEWYSNPDLLFYSEGPKAMPPYGPDTIERMVKSLSEIGECYIIEIAELGAWKPLGDASITNDKTPIAIGNEEYWGKGIGTRVLGILIRRARERGMKVLKVSGIYEYNARSLKMYAKAGFVETGRVNEDGYEVIKMEMKL
- a CDS encoding UvrD/REP helicase, which gives rise to MKIVADLHVHSRFAMACSPAINPLSMQITAVEKGINVLGTGDILHEAWRNEMLKHLSFDVDSGMYRIDAKSSVWFVPSAEVSTIFEGSDKSIKKIHNCILFSSIEAASGAAEILSKHGSLSGDGRPQLQMSAAELVEEVLSADKGAFVFPAHLWTPYFGALGALSGFDSIKEAYGDQEKNIHAYESGLSSDPKMNWRISALDKYALISNSDMHSLPNMGREANVFDLEKLTYAGMIDAIKAKDVKKFNETIEYYPEEGKYHYDGHRDCHYSVDPEQSAETNCKVCGKRLVVGVLHRINDLADRPIGYKPKNAIPYTHAVPLLEVIAYALKKDRYSPVVKKEYLALINAFGNELDILAGIAVDKIREVAGEDIAECVDNVRNERISIKPGYAGVYGEIDLLTSRAERKEPYAVKQKSMSDFFSG